The following coding sequences lie in one Spinacia oleracea cultivar Varoflay chromosome 1, BTI_SOV_V1, whole genome shotgun sequence genomic window:
- the LOC110778967 gene encoding uncharacterized protein, which translates to MGDRTCIIDLARMLNLSPSTVWRLIKRKVLKAHSSPLCPGISETCKMTRMRWVLRLIMDYSIPHDPTYYGMFDVVHIDEKWFYLTQKSQRVYLANNEPKPHRIGKSRTKIPKFMFMEAVARPRWDDDGNCEFDGKLGIFPFTNSAAAKRTSKNRVKGTLETKPVKSVNQIATRAMMINMLIPAIKEKWLPHVGEKVIYIIQDNAKAHILQSDPEWQQHYKQDGFTFVLTQQPANSPDCNILDLGFFRSIQSLIHKKMPKTVEDLSGAVIDAYKELHPKTLSNVWMTLQYVGNEILKHKGDNNYQLPHNKKKNLEDEGNLPEQVKAPIWAVNECTQLYDEWKQINEARGKR; encoded by the coding sequence ATGGGGGACAGAACATGTATTATAGATCTTGCAAGGATGCTTAATTTGAGCCCGTCAACAGTTTGGAGATTAATCAAGAGAAAGGTGTTAAAGGCTCACTCAAGTCCCTTATGTCCCGGCATTTCAGAAACTTGCAAGATGACAAGAATGAGATGGGTACTTAGATTAATTATGGATTACTCAATACCACATGACCCAACATATTATGGCATGTTTGACGTCGTTCACATAGATGAAAAATGGTTTTACCTAACACAGAAAAGTCAAAGAGTATATCTTGCAAACAATGAACCAAAGCCACACAGAATTGGAAAGTCAAGAACAAAAATCCCTAAGTTTATGTTCATGGAAGCAGTGGCAAGGCCAAGATGGGATGATGATGGGAATTGTGAGTTTGATGGAAAATTGGGTATTTTTCCATTCACAAATTCAGCTGCAGCTAAAAGAACATCAAAGAACAGAGTGAAGGGGACACTAGAAACCAAGCCAGTGAAGTCAGTGAATCAAATAGCAACAAGGGCCATGATGATCAACATGTTAATTCCAGCAATCAAAGAGAAATGGCTACCTCATGTCGGGGAAAAGGTGATATACATAATTCAAGACAACGCAAAAGCACACATATTGCAATCTGATCCAGAGTGGCAACAACACTACAAACAAGATGGGTTTACTTTTGTATTAACTCAACAACcagcaaacagtccagattgTAACATATTGGATTTGGGATTTTTTAGGTCAATACAATCACTCATACATAAGAAAATGCCAAAGACAGTGGAAGATTTAAGTGGAGCAGTGATTGACGCttacaaagaacttcatccaaAGACATTGTCTAATGTGTGGATGACACTCCAATATGTGGGAAATGAAATTCTAAAACACAAGGGAGACAATAACTACCAACTTCCacacaacaagaaaaaaaatttagAGGATGAAGGCAATCTGCCAGAACAAGTGAAGGCACCAATATGGGCAGTGAATGAGTGCACACAACTCTATGATGAATGGAAGCAAATCAATGAAGCAAGGGGAAAAAGATAG